A stretch of the Massilia sp. W12 genome encodes the following:
- a CDS encoding ABC transporter substrate-binding protein, whose product MRSILTFCLILLLSAQAGAAQHKIMMLLYRGQTEAEKGFMDYLKKRKIEVEYIIRDAQGDKSKVAEYVREINEVKPDLVYAFGTTLTSELVGLQGEVDPARHITTIPVVFNIVADPVGAGLVRQLQSSGRNLTGASHLVPLEAQLKALQAMRKTSVLGVLYSQEKNSLLAIEELKKMAPRFGMQLQLTQVDAKAEGAGLARGVQEALAKKPQFLYLPSDSFLIKNADDVVKPAMAAKVPVFAATEAPIRNNGALLGVVSTYYNVGELAAYKAEQILTRKKKPEQIPVEVLHRFTYLVNMSSAKKLKVYPPLSVMKIAETVTDDAIDARE is encoded by the coding sequence ATGCGCAGTATTCTGACTTTTTGCCTGATCCTGTTGTTGAGTGCGCAAGCCGGCGCTGCTCAGCACAAAATCATGATGTTGTTATACCGGGGCCAGACCGAAGCCGAAAAAGGTTTCATGGACTATCTGAAGAAGCGCAAGATTGAAGTCGAATACATCATCCGCGATGCGCAAGGCGATAAGAGCAAGGTGGCGGAGTATGTGCGGGAGATCAATGAGGTCAAACCCGATCTGGTTTACGCTTTTGGCACCACGCTCACCAGCGAATTGGTGGGCTTGCAGGGAGAAGTCGATCCGGCGCGCCATATCACTACGATTCCAGTGGTGTTCAATATCGTGGCCGATCCGGTTGGCGCCGGGTTGGTGCGGCAGTTGCAATCTTCGGGCCGCAATCTGACCGGTGCGTCGCATCTGGTTCCCTTGGAGGCGCAGTTAAAGGCTTTGCAGGCGATGCGCAAAACCAGTGTGCTGGGGGTTTTGTATTCGCAGGAAAAAAACAGCTTGCTGGCGATTGAAGAATTGAAAAAAATGGCGCCGCGCTTTGGCATGCAATTGCAACTCACCCAAGTCGATGCGAAAGCCGAAGGCGCCGGGCTGGCGCGCGGGGTGCAAGAAGCGCTGGCGAAAAAACCGCAGTTCTTGTATCTGCCTTCAGATTCTTTCCTGATCAAAAATGCAGACGATGTGGTCAAGCCGGCGATGGCCGCTAAAGTGCCGGTATTCGCCGCCACCGAAGCGCCGATCCGCAACAATGGGGCCTTGCTTGGCGTGGTTTCCACCTATTACAACGTGGGTGAACTGGCGGCATACAAGGCTGAGCAAATCTTGACGCGTAAGAAGAAGCCGGAGCAGATTCCAGTCGAAGTTTTGCATCGCTTTACCTATCTGGTGAATATGAGCAGTGCGAAAAAGCTGAAGGTGTATCCGCCGCTGTCAGTGATGAAAATTGCAGAAACCGTGACCGATGACGCAATCGACGCCCGTGAATAG
- a CDS encoding MFS transporter, protein MRQLYIRLVLLVAALLALLAMLLAWLALKNFERDLPPEMARTVMAVSQSTSGVLEKAWRNGVPLDEMVGAEEYFASVLAEHKDIDYIVLTDLKQRVLYSHGLPQQMDAGLQQALHENVTQEQTVRAGEYYVSATPLVFRQQRVGILHLGQKVGLVEQKLKDVLYDVLTVLLVASLIAMELLRFVLAFSVATPGRLMREFLQQVKQGDFSRYLPHDKPGGLGQLNSHYNRVIEELNRRYHALQDKSHAFLSGLRFHQPGERISLGTAAVDHIRWPFFLLIFADSLSLSFFPVFVGQFYSADMGLPHSLVVGLPISIFMFTWALSMPWAGSWSDHVGHRKAFIVGAIVTTLGLIATAFAQTLYDLLLWRSLTAVGYGLVFITAQSYVSENTAPNQRTKAMAMFLSTFFAGSLSGSAIGGILADRLGYDKTILLSALLSAASAWFVLRFLRSKQNSTAARKKISLQDMRRLLQHKQFFVITFLAAVPAKIALTGFLYYAVPLYLKLLGSNQSTIGRVMMAYGLAIILFSPLVAKLADKLGKLRWFVSIGGFAASLSMFIIWYFDNLAGLLVSITLLGLAHAIGVSPQFALINDFCKDVVQEVGPGAANGIFRLMERIGNVTGPLIAGVLIAQFDFSGAFLGIGVLCLSCVSVFTLLFFHFERKRLQTAQAIT, encoded by the coding sequence ATGAGACAACTGTATATACGTTTGGTGTTGTTGGTGGCGGCCTTGCTGGCCTTGCTGGCGATGCTGCTGGCATGGCTGGCTTTGAAAAATTTTGAACGTGATTTGCCTCCTGAAATGGCGCGCACCGTGATGGCGGTCAGTCAGTCCACTTCCGGGGTGCTGGAAAAAGCCTGGCGTAACGGGGTGCCGCTGGATGAAATGGTGGGGGCCGAGGAATATTTCGCCAGTGTCCTGGCTGAGCATAAAGACATTGATTACATTGTGTTGACAGACTTAAAGCAGCGCGTCTTGTACAGCCATGGCTTACCACAGCAGATGGATGCCGGGTTGCAGCAGGCTTTACATGAAAATGTGACGCAAGAGCAAACCGTGCGCGCAGGTGAATACTATGTGAGCGCAACGCCGCTGGTGTTTCGCCAGCAGCGCGTTGGTATTTTGCATCTCGGGCAAAAAGTCGGCCTGGTCGAGCAAAAATTAAAAGATGTATTGTATGACGTCTTGACTGTGTTGCTGGTGGCCAGCTTGATTGCTATGGAATTACTGCGCTTTGTGCTGGCGTTTTCGGTGGCGACCCCGGGCCGCTTGATGCGTGAATTTCTGCAGCAGGTCAAGCAGGGCGATTTCAGCCGTTATCTGCCGCATGACAAGCCGGGCGGCCTGGGCCAGCTGAACAGTCATTACAACCGCGTGATTGAAGAATTGAACCGGCGTTATCATGCTTTACAAGACAAATCGCATGCCTTTCTGTCCGGCCTGCGTTTTCACCAGCCGGGCGAGCGCATCAGCCTTGGCACGGCGGCGGTTGACCATATCCGCTGGCCCTTCTTTCTCTTGATTTTTGCGGATTCACTCTCGCTGTCCTTTTTCCCGGTATTTGTCGGGCAGTTTTATTCGGCGGATATGGGCTTGCCGCACAGTCTGGTGGTGGGTTTGCCGATTTCGATTTTCATGTTCACCTGGGCCTTGTCCATGCCTTGGGCTGGCTCCTGGAGTGATCATGTGGGCCATCGCAAAGCCTTTATCGTCGGCGCCATCGTCACCACGTTGGGTTTGATCGCCACTGCCTTTGCCCAGACGCTCTACGACTTATTGCTGTGGCGCTCGCTCACTGCGGTGGGTTATGGTCTGGTATTCATTACCGCGCAAAGCTATGTGTCGGAAAACACAGCGCCAAATCAGCGCACCAAGGCGATGGCGATGTTTTTATCGACCTTTTTCGCCGGCTCGCTGTCCGGTTCGGCGATTGGCGGGATTTTGGCCGACCGTCTGGGCTATGACAAGACCATTTTGCTGTCAGCCCTGCTGAGCGCTGCCTCGGCCTGGTTTGTGCTGCGCTTTTTACGCAGCAAGCAAAACAGCACTGCCGCGCGCAAGAAAATCAGCCTGCAGGATATGCGCCGCTTGCTGCAGCACAAGCAATTCTTTGTCATTACCTTCCTGGCGGCGGTGCCGGCCAAGATCGCACTGACCGGCTTTTTGTATTACGCAGTGCCCTTGTACTTGAAGCTGCTGGGCAGTAATCAATCCACCATTGGGCGCGTGATGATGGCCTATGGACTGGCGATTATTTTGTTCTCGCCGCTGGTGGCCAAGCTGGCGGACAAGCTCGGCAAATTGCGCTGGTTTGTCAGCATCGGCGGGTTTGCCGCCAGCCTGTCAATGTTTATTATCTGGTACTTTGACAACTTAGCTGGATTATTGGTCAGTATTACCCTGCTCGGGTTGGCGCATGCAATCGGTGTTTCCCCGCAATTTGCTTTGATCAATGATTTCTGTAAAGACGTGGTGCAGGAAGTCGGGCCTGGCGCGGCGAATGGTATTTTCCGCCTGATGGAACGCATCGGCAACGTCACAGGCCCGCTGATTGCCGGGGTGTTGATCGCGCAATTTGATTTCAGTGGCGCATTTTTAGGCATAGGCGTGTTGTGTCTGTCCTGTGTCAGCGTGTTTACCCTGCTATTCTTCCACTTTGAGCGAAAACGGCTGCAAACAGCCCAAGCCATAACCTGA
- a CDS encoding BMP family ABC transporter substrate-binding protein, with protein MKLSKIGLSLALCAAFSAQAADPKLAIVYDSGGKFDKSFNQSASEGAERFKKETKIAYQEVQVNNDAQTEQALRNLARKNVDLIAAIGFAQAQAVQTVAKEFPKTKFVLIDGVANGDNISSVLFKEQEGSYLVGVAAAMASKSKKLGFVGGMDIPLIRAFGCGYAQGAKAIDGKIEVTQNMVGTTPAAWNDPAKGSELALAQFERGVDVVFAAAGGSGMGSLQAAKTKGKLAIGVDSNQNYLHPGVMLTSMLKRVDNAIYDSFMQVKKGNWQAGIVNKGLKEGGVDWALDSHNRALITPEMEKRINAAKQDIVSGKVKVVDYRASNSCPV; from the coding sequence ATGAAATTGAGCAAAATCGGTCTTTCCCTGGCGCTGTGCGCTGCTTTCTCAGCCCAGGCTGCTGACCCGAAACTGGCGATTGTCTATGATTCGGGCGGCAAGTTTGACAAGTCGTTCAACCAATCCGCTTCTGAAGGCGCGGAGCGTTTCAAAAAAGAAACCAAGATCGCCTATCAAGAAGTGCAGGTGAACAATGACGCGCAAACCGAACAGGCGCTGCGCAATCTGGCGCGCAAAAACGTGGACTTGATCGCGGCAATCGGTTTTGCTCAAGCGCAAGCAGTGCAAACCGTGGCCAAGGAATTCCCGAAGACCAAGTTTGTGCTGATTGACGGCGTGGCCAACGGCGACAACATTTCTTCCGTGCTGTTCAAAGAGCAGGAAGGTTCTTACCTGGTGGGCGTCGCCGCTGCGATGGCTTCCAAGTCGAAGAAGCTGGGCTTCGTCGGCGGTATGGACATTCCGCTGATCCGCGCTTTCGGTTGCGGCTATGCGCAGGGCGCGAAAGCCATCGATGGCAAGATCGAAGTGACGCAAAACATGGTTGGCACCACGCCGGCGGCCTGGAATGACCCGGCCAAGGGCAGCGAATTGGCGCTGGCGCAGTTTGAGCGTGGCGTGGACGTGGTGTTTGCCGCCGCCGGCGGCAGCGGCATGGGTTCGCTGCAGGCAGCCAAAACCAAGGGCAAGCTGGCAATCGGGGTTGACTCCAATCAAAATTACCTGCACCCTGGCGTGATGCTGACCTCGATGCTCAAGCGCGTTGACAATGCAATCTACGACAGCTTCATGCAAGTCAAAAAAGGCAACTGGCAAGCCGGTATTGTCAACAAGGGCTTGAAAGAAGGCGGCGTGGATTGGGCGCTGGACAGCCATAACCGTGCCTTGATTACGCCGGAAATGGAAAAACGCATCAATGCCGCCAAGCAAGACATCGTCAGCGGTAAAGTGAAAGTGGTGGACTACCGCGCATCTAACAGCTGCCCGGTATAA
- the rbsK gene encoding ribokinase, producing MKPGISVVGSVNMDLVFRTPRMPAPGETLSGHEFHEIPGGKGANQAVAAARMGGAVSLIACVGADGFGRRSQQTLQQDGIDITHVRVADDCASGVAGILVCDDGENSIVLAAGANARLSPADVTAAQDVIGAGKLLLCQLEVPMETVQAALACAKRQGVRVVLNPAPVQALPEGMLAQVDYLVVNETEAGQLSGVAVQDVDSAAQAAQALLGRGVGAVLLTLGEHGVLAADAAGQQHFPGLKVQVVDTTAAGDTFVGALAVGLGQGLDLRAAAAAAQYAAALTVTRLGAQSSIPQLAEVEAFRAHAG from the coding sequence ATGAAGCCTGGAATCAGTGTGGTTGGCAGTGTGAATATGGATCTGGTGTTCCGCACACCGCGCATGCCCGCGCCCGGCGAAACCTTGTCCGGTCATGAATTTCACGAGATTCCCGGCGGCAAAGGCGCCAATCAGGCTGTCGCGGCAGCGCGCATGGGCGGCGCGGTCAGTTTGATCGCCTGTGTCGGTGCGGATGGCTTTGGCCGCCGCTCGCAGCAAACCTTACAGCAGGATGGCATTGATATCACGCATGTGCGCGTGGCGGACGATTGCGCCAGCGGCGTGGCGGGCATTCTGGTGTGCGATGACGGTGAAAACAGCATCGTGCTGGCGGCAGGCGCGAATGCGCGCTTGAGTCCGGCGGATGTGACGGCGGCGCAGGATGTGATCGGGGCCGGCAAATTATTGTTATGCCAGCTCGAAGTGCCGATGGAAACCGTGCAAGCGGCTTTGGCCTGCGCCAAGCGTCAGGGTGTGCGCGTGGTCTTGAACCCGGCCCCGGTGCAAGCGCTGCCGGAAGGCATGCTGGCTCAGGTCGATTATCTGGTGGTGAATGAAACCGAAGCCGGGCAATTATCCGGCGTCGCAGTGCAAGATGTGGACAGCGCGGCGCAAGCGGCGCAAGCCCTGCTCGGGCGTGGCGTGGGCGCCGTGCTCTTGACGCTGGGCGAACATGGCGTGCTGGCGGCGGATGCCGCCGGCCAGCAACATTTCCCGGGTTTGAAAGTGCAGGTGGTGGACACCACCGCCGCCGGCGATACCTTTGTGGGCGCATTGGCGGTCGGCCTGGGACAAGGATTGGATTTGCGCGCAGCTGCTGCCGCTGCGCAATATGCGGCGGCCCTGACCGTAACCCGGTTGGGCGCCCAGTCTTCCATTCCGCAATTGGCGGAGGTGGAAGCGTTCCGCGCGCACGCGGGATAG
- a CDS encoding outer membrane protein OmpK: protein MKLNKIALALVLAAGSNAALANNWSWSDVSINYLNWTDKTEKHTNAGVFGKKKDFVYLEIEGGMGGSWGDLYGFFDIENPTNNTEHKADTRSDRRYALKIVGRYNLTKLGDFPLMAYAHVYDFADNGFNDQNRVLGFGTDIKSGKLTISPWIGVHQESKSGVGVMTNGGMAGYNLLFPFEFSGNNFLLFQWHEMEFSRKDEYLVFGNNLAGQRPLSDLRTGQNGAIGINWNINKQFTTGLTYRYAKNKLGTAGYQDAWIFSAKYNF from the coding sequence ATGAAATTGAACAAAATCGCTCTGGCCCTGGTGCTGGCCGCCGGCAGCAATGCCGCTCTGGCTAACAACTGGTCTTGGTCTGACGTGTCGATCAACTACCTGAACTGGACCGACAAGACCGAAAAACACACCAACGCCGGCGTGTTTGGCAAGAAAAAAGACTTCGTCTATCTGGAAATCGAAGGCGGCATGGGCGGTTCCTGGGGCGATCTGTACGGTTTCTTCGATATCGAAAACCCGACCAACAACACCGAGCACAAAGCTGACACCCGTTCTGACCGTCGCTATGCGCTGAAGATTGTGGGCCGTTACAACCTGACCAAGCTGGGCGATTTCCCGCTGATGGCTTACGCTCACGTGTATGACTTCGCTGACAACGGCTTCAACGATCAAAACCGCGTGCTGGGCTTCGGCACCGACATCAAATCCGGCAAACTGACCATCTCCCCGTGGATCGGCGTGCATCAAGAGTCCAAGTCCGGCGTCGGCGTGATGACCAACGGTGGCATGGCTGGTTACAACCTGCTGTTCCCGTTTGAATTCAGCGGCAACAACTTCCTGCTGTTCCAATGGCACGAAATGGAATTCTCGCGTAAAGATGAATACCTGGTGTTCGGCAACAACCTGGCTGGCCAGCGTCCGCTGTCCGACCTGCGCACCGGCCAAAACGGCGCGATCGGCATCAACTGGAACATCAACAAGCAATTCACCACCGGCTTGACCTACCGCTACGCCAAGAACAAACTGGGCACCGCTGGCTATCAAGACGCTTGGATCTTCTCCGCCAAGTACAACTTCTGA
- a CDS encoding DUF1289 domain-containing protein, with amino-acid sequence MTRHIRNFNLEQHQGLLPSPCINVCKMDAERGVCLGCLRNIDEIIAWSRADETYKRQVWQALKQRAQK; translated from the coding sequence ATGACACGCCATATCCGCAATTTCAATCTGGAACAGCACCAGGGACTCTTGCCTTCGCCCTGCATCAATGTGTGCAAAATGGACGCCGAACGCGGTGTTTGCCTGGGCTGTCTGCGTAATATTGATGAAATCATCGCCTGGAGCCGCGCCGATGAGACTTACAAACGCCAGGTGTGGCAGGCGCTGAAGCAGCGCGCGCAGAAATGA
- a CDS encoding MBL fold metallo-hydrolase: protein MSALALPPAMRLFERGWLSANNLLLQDGAQNVLIDSGYLSHAPQTLALLAHALEGQSLDLIVNTHLHSDHCGGNAALQARYGAGTLIAASEADKVRQWDMDALSYRATGQQCAPFHFDDVLRPGEVRRWAGIDWQILAAPGHDAHALMLYAPQERVLVSGDALWQNGLGVLFPELAGEDGFGPARATLEQISRLDVRIVIPGHGAAFADVDEAIARAQQKLDALEVSAEKHAWHALRVLLKFLLLERQQIALDQLGQTLHGIPLFASVNQRVLQLDAQTLAQQVVAQLERAGAARVEHGVLWNV from the coding sequence ATGAGTGCGCTGGCGCTGCCGCCGGCGATGCGCCTGTTTGAGCGCGGCTGGCTGTCAGCCAATAATCTTTTGCTGCAGGACGGCGCGCAAAATGTGCTGATTGACAGCGGCTATCTGAGCCATGCGCCGCAAACCCTGGCGCTGCTGGCGCATGCGCTGGAGGGACAGTCGCTGGATCTGATTGTGAATACCCATTTGCATTCCGATCATTGCGGCGGCAATGCCGCGCTGCAGGCGCGCTATGGGGCCGGCACGCTGATCGCCGCCAGCGAGGCGGACAAGGTGCGGCAGTGGGATATGGATGCGCTGAGTTACCGCGCCACCGGGCAGCAATGCGCACCGTTTCACTTTGATGATGTGCTGCGCCCCGGCGAGGTGCGGCGCTGGGCCGGGATAGATTGGCAAATCCTGGCCGCGCCCGGACATGATGCGCATGCGCTGATGTTGTATGCGCCGCAAGAACGGGTGCTGGTGAGCGGCGACGCCTTATGGCAAAACGGTTTGGGCGTGCTGTTTCCCGAGCTGGCGGGGGAAGACGGTTTCGGCCCGGCGCGCGCCACGCTGGAACAGATCAGCCGCCTGGATGTGCGCATCGTGATTCCCGGCCATGGCGCAGCGTTTGCCGATGTGGATGAGGCGATTGCGCGCGCACAGCAAAAGCTGGATGCGCTCGAAGTCAGCGCGGAAAAACATGCCTGGCATGCGCTGCGGGTATTGCTCAAATTTTTGCTCTTGGAGCGACAGCAGATTGCCTTGGATCAGCTGGGCCAGACCTTGCACGGCATCCCCTTGTTCGCCAGTGTGAATCAACGCGTGTTGCAACTGGATGCGCAAACCCTGGCGCAGCAGGTGGTGGCGCAACTGGAGCGCGCCGGCGCGGCGCGGGTGGAACATGGGGTGTTGTGGAATGTATGA